The Oscillospiraceae bacterium genome contains a region encoding:
- a CDS encoding ABC transporter, whose product MAKQKEKKSGSPLRNRNKPMLVMFLTPAVLLYLIVFLYPSIRTIVMSFFKVEGVTDPVSTWSFNGVTNYIDSFNDTLFKSAMLNLGKLWLIGGVAVMLLALVYAVVLTSGLRGKSFFRSVIYLPNLVSAVAMGTMWLYYALSKEDYGLLNTILGWFGVDNVLWTDPTHKFWSMLLAYCFGMVGYHMLIFMSGIERIGNDYYEAATIEGANVFQKFRFITLPLLRGAIRTNLVMWTVSSVGFFIWGQVFDPVNLSTQTVMPLNYMYELVFGSSNASQAVRNSGIGAAIGVMMAIVVVLVFALTNFIVKNDDVEL is encoded by the coding sequence ATGGCAAAGCAAAAAGAGAAAAAGTCTGGCAGCCCGCTGCGCAACCGGAACAAACCAATGCTGGTAATGTTTCTCACCCCCGCAGTGCTGCTGTATCTGATCGTGTTCCTGTACCCGTCGATCCGCACCATCGTGATGAGCTTTTTCAAGGTGGAAGGCGTGACGGACCCGGTCTCCACATGGAGCTTCAACGGTGTGACCAACTACATCGATTCTTTTAACGACACCCTGTTCAAATCGGCCATGCTCAACCTGGGCAAGCTGTGGCTGATCGGCGGTGTGGCGGTGATGCTGCTGGCGCTGGTGTACGCGGTGGTGCTGACCAGCGGCCTGCGGGGCAAGAGCTTTTTCCGCAGCGTGATCTACTTACCGAACCTTGTGTCGGCGGTGGCCATGGGTACCATGTGGCTGTATTACGCCCTCAGCAAGGAGGACTACGGCCTTTTGAACACCATTCTGGGCTGGTTCGGCGTGGACAATGTGCTGTGGACCGACCCCACCCATAAATTCTGGAGCATGCTGCTGGCTTATTGCTTTGGCATGGTGGGCTATCATATGCTGATCTTTATGAGCGGCATTGAGCGGATCGGAAACGATTACTACGAGGCCGCCACCATTGAGGGCGCCAACGTGTTCCAGAAGTTCCGCTTTATCACCCTGCCGCTGCTGCGGGGCGCCATCCGCACAAACCTTGTGATGTGGACTGTGTCCAGCGTGGGGTTCTTTATCTGGGGCCAGGTGTTCGACCCGGTGAACCTTTCCACACAGACGGTCATGCCGCTGAACTACATGTATGAGCTTGTGTTCGGTTCGTCCAACGCCTCGCAGGCGGTGCGCAATTCCGGCATTGGCGCGGCCATCGGCGTGATGATGGCCATTGTGGTGGTGCTGGTATTCGCTTTGACCAACTTCATCGTCAAGAACGACGATGTGGAACTGTAA
- a CDS encoding sugar ABC transporter permease, with product MAKTKEKKIREPFKLKKELPLLPGYLLCIIWLVFTVLLVGWVMLASLSTSREILGGELFKFASGFHWENYTNAWKSQKVSGFFVNSLIYTAISCTLIVLVSAPAAYALSRFRFKGNMLLQNMFATALGIPVIMIVMPLFSVITQLSLTNTRGLIIFLYIAMNVPFAIFFLLSFFQNLSFTFEEAAAIDGCTPTKTFWKIMFPLAQPGIITVTIFNFITIWNEFFMSMLFASKARVRPIAVGLYNMVKGMQYTNDYGGMFAAVVIVFAPTFLLYVFLSDKIIAGVTGGAIKG from the coding sequence ATGGCCAAAACAAAAGAAAAGAAGATCCGCGAGCCTTTTAAGCTGAAAAAGGAGCTGCCCCTGCTGCCTGGGTATCTGCTGTGCATCATCTGGCTGGTGTTCACTGTGCTGCTGGTGGGCTGGGTGATGCTGGCCTCGCTTTCGACCAGCCGCGAGATATTGGGCGGCGAGCTGTTTAAGTTTGCTTCCGGCTTCCATTGGGAGAACTACACCAACGCCTGGAAATCGCAGAAGGTGAGCGGGTTCTTTGTGAACTCCCTCATTTACACCGCGATCTCCTGCACCCTTATTGTGCTGGTGTCGGCCCCTGCGGCCTACGCGCTGTCCCGCTTCCGCTTCAAGGGCAACATGCTGCTGCAGAATATGTTTGCCACGGCGCTGGGCATTCCGGTCATCATGATCGTTATGCCGCTGTTCTCGGTGATTACCCAGCTGAGCCTTACCAACACCCGGGGCCTGATCATCTTTTTGTACATTGCCATGAACGTGCCCTTCGCAATCTTCTTCCTGCTGTCGTTCTTCCAAAACCTGTCGTTTACCTTTGAGGAGGCGGCCGCCATTGACGGCTGCACCCCCACCAAGACCTTTTGGAAGATCATGTTCCCCCTGGCACAGCCCGGCATTATCACGGTGACCATCTTCAACTTTATCACCATCTGGAACGAGTTCTTCATGTCCATGCTGTTCGCCAGCAAGGCGCGGGTGCGCCCCATTGCGGTGGGCCTGTACAACATGGTGAAGGGCATGCAGTACACCAACGATTACGGCGGAATGTTTGCGGCCGTGGTGATTGTGTTTGCGCCCACGTTCCTGCTGTATGTATTCCTGTCTGACAAGATCATTGCCGGCGTGACCGGCGGCGCCATCAAGGGCTGA
- a CDS encoding 1,3-beta-galactosyl-N-acetylhexosamine phosphorylase has protein sequence MSEKSRGRVTIPTNLDVVPETIDILKRWGADAIRDCDGTEFPTELTKVGAKIYSTYYTTRKDNAWAKQNPDEVQQCYIMTGFHTATGEALSIPLMQGVSPELMQVNERDDPARWWEVMDRTAGKPLPAQAWHYENGRVVIPAPEAYHDYTVSFLAYLIWDPVHMYNAVVNDWKDFEHQITFDVRQPKTHKFTMERLRRFIQEHPYVNVIRYTTFFHQFTLVFDELKREKYVDWYGYSASVSPYILEQFEQEAGYPFRPEYIIDQGYYNNQYRVPGKEFRDFMAFQRREVARLAKEMVDITHELGCEAMMFLGDHWIGTEPFMPEFATIGIDSVVGSVGNGSTLRLISDIPGVKYTEGRFLPYFFPDTFYEGGDPVREAKENWVTARRAILRSPIDRIGYGGYLKLALDFPEFVDYIESVCDEFRTLYDNIKGTTPYCVKTVAVLNAWGKARSWGCHMVHHALYQKQNYSYAGVIEALSGAPFDVKFISFEDIEADPALLDAVDVIINVGDGDTAHTGGVWWEKPAVAAAIKGFIHRGGGFIGVGEPAGHQYQGRYLQLATAMGVEKETGFTLNYDKYNWEEHPGHFILADCTKEMDFGEGKKSIYALEGAQVLVQREKEVQMAVNEFGAGRTVYISGLPYSFENSRVLYRSILWAARAEEELHRWFSSNFNVEVHAYVKNGKYCVVNNTYEPQVTTVYKGDGSCFELAMEANEIRWYEI, from the coding sequence ATGAGTGAAAAAAGCAGGGGCAGGGTCACGATCCCCACAAACCTGGACGTGGTGCCTGAAACGATTGATATTCTGAAACGGTGGGGCGCGGACGCGATCCGGGATTGCGACGGCACGGAATTTCCCACCGAGCTGACCAAGGTGGGGGCCAAGATTTACTCGACCTATTACACCACCCGCAAGGACAACGCCTGGGCAAAGCAAAACCCGGACGAGGTGCAGCAGTGCTATATCATGACTGGGTTTCACACCGCCACAGGGGAAGCGCTTTCCATCCCCCTGATGCAGGGGGTGAGCCCGGAATTGATGCAGGTGAACGAGAGGGATGACCCGGCGCGCTGGTGGGAGGTCATGGACCGGACTGCGGGCAAGCCGCTGCCCGCCCAGGCGTGGCACTATGAGAACGGCCGGGTCGTGATCCCCGCGCCCGAGGCCTACCACGATTACACGGTCAGCTTTTTGGCGTACCTGATCTGGGACCCTGTACATATGTACAACGCCGTGGTCAACGACTGGAAGGATTTTGAGCATCAGATCACCTTTGACGTGCGCCAGCCCAAGACCCACAAGTTCACCATGGAGCGGCTGCGCCGGTTCATCCAGGAGCACCCGTATGTGAACGTGATCCGCTACACCACCTTCTTCCACCAGTTTACCCTGGTGTTCGACGAACTGAAGCGGGAAAAATATGTGGACTGGTACGGCTATTCCGCCAGTGTGAGCCCCTATATCCTGGAGCAGTTCGAACAGGAGGCGGGTTACCCGTTCCGCCCGGAATACATCATTGACCAGGGGTATTACAACAACCAGTACCGCGTGCCGGGCAAAGAGTTCCGGGATTTTATGGCGTTTCAGCGCCGCGAGGTGGCGAGGCTCGCCAAGGAAATGGTGGACATCACCCACGAGCTGGGGTGTGAGGCCATGATGTTTTTGGGTGATCACTGGATCGGCACCGAGCCCTTTATGCCGGAGTTTGCCACCATTGGCATTGATTCGGTGGTGGGCAGCGTGGGCAACGGCAGCACCCTGCGCCTGATCAGCGACATCCCGGGCGTGAAGTATACCGAGGGGCGCTTTTTGCCCTATTTCTTCCCCGACACCTTCTACGAGGGGGGCGACCCGGTGCGGGAGGCAAAGGAGAACTGGGTTACCGCCCGCCGTGCCATTCTGCGCAGCCCGATTGACCGCATCGGCTACGGCGGTTACCTGAAGCTGGCGCTGGATTTCCCGGAATTTGTGGATTACATTGAGAGCGTGTGCGACGAGTTCCGCACCCTGTACGACAACATCAAGGGCACCACGCCCTACTGTGTGAAGACCGTGGCGGTGCTGAACGCCTGGGGCAAAGCCCGCAGCTGGGGCTGCCATATGGTGCACCACGCGCTGTATCAAAAGCAGAATTACAGCTATGCCGGGGTGATCGAGGCGCTCTCGGGCGCGCCGTTCGACGTGAAATTCATCAGCTTTGAGGACATTGAAGCGGACCCGGCCCTGCTGGACGCCGTAGATGTGATCATCAATGTGGGCGACGGCGACACCGCCCACACCGGCGGCGTTTGGTGGGAAAAGCCGGCCGTTGCGGCGGCGATCAAGGGCTTTATCCACCGCGGCGGCGGCTTTATCGGCGTGGGCGAGCCTGCCGGCCACCAATATCAGGGCCGTTACCTGCAGCTCGCCACGGCGATGGGAGTGGAAAAAGAAACCGGTTTTACCCTGAATTACGACAAGTACAACTGGGAAGAGCACCCCGGCCACTTTATTCTGGCGGACTGCACAAAGGAAATGGATTTCGGCGAGGGCAAAAAGAGCATTTACGCCCTGGAAGGAGCCCAGGTGCTGGTACAGCGTGAAAAGGAAGTGCAGATGGCGGTGAACGAGTTCGGCGCCGGGCGCACGGTGTATATCAGCGGCCTGCCCTACAGCTTTGAAAACAGCCGGGTGCTGTACCGCAGCATTTTGTGGGCGGCCCGCGCGGAAGAAGAGCTGCACAGGTGGTTTAGCTCGAACTTTAATGTGGAAGTGCACGCCTATGTGAAGAACGGCAAATACTGCGTGGTGAACAACACCTACGAGCCCCAGGTCACCACCGTATACAAGGGCGACGGCAGCTGCTTTGAGCTGGCGATGGAAGCCAACGAGATCCGCTGGTACGAGATCTGA
- a CDS encoding ABC transporter substrate-binding protein: MKKVLCIVLALAMALTFMVGCGGGTSTPASTPASTGGDSTPASAPATAGAIEDGAKLVYWPMWAETEPQGMAIAAAIEAFTDETGVEVEVNFAGSRDTRKTLQPALDAGETIDVFDEDIERVNNTWGSYLLDIQAMYDASALNGAQNATLINLAKELGGGSLKSVPYQPSTFVVMYNKEAFTKAGITAVPTTWDEFLADCEALKGAGVIPMTVDDAYMAALFGYLMDRVAGFETTKAVAGGDFTNEAVLKTAEVLETLISKGYIDPRAAGNVYPAGQSNIADGSVAMYLNGTWLPNEVKNQTPEGFQWGAFALPNIAEGGDGAESNNFGAQCFAINKDTKYPNAAFALIQWLTSGEWDQKLADDSMGVPMANDATWPAALADAKACIDNTTQRLSWAVDMENDANVNAAIKTNMAMMISGKLDAKGFADAFGKTQKSA; this comes from the coding sequence ATGAAAAAGGTACTTTGCATCGTTTTGGCGCTGGCCATGGCCCTCACCTTTATGGTGGGCTGCGGCGGCGGCACTTCCACTCCCGCCAGCACGCCGGCTTCCACCGGCGGTGACAGCACGCCCGCCAGTGCACCGGCGACGGCCGGCGCCATCGAAGATGGCGCCAAACTGGTCTACTGGCCCATGTGGGCGGAGACCGAGCCCCAGGGCATGGCGATTGCCGCTGCCATTGAGGCCTTTACCGATGAGACCGGCGTGGAAGTTGAAGTGAACTTCGCCGGTTCCCGCGACACCCGCAAGACCCTGCAGCCCGCGCTGGACGCCGGCGAAACCATTGACGTGTTCGACGAGGACATTGAGCGCGTGAACAACACCTGGGGCAGCTACCTGCTGGACATCCAGGCGATGTACGACGCTTCCGCCCTGAACGGCGCCCAGAACGCCACCCTGATCAACCTGGCCAAAGAGCTGGGCGGCGGCAGCCTGAAGAGCGTGCCCTACCAGCCCTCCACCTTTGTTGTGATGTACAACAAGGAAGCCTTTACCAAGGCCGGCATCACCGCCGTGCCCACCACCTGGGACGAGTTCCTGGCCGACTGTGAAGCCCTGAAGGGCGCCGGCGTGATCCCCATGACTGTGGACGACGCCTACATGGCCGCTCTGTTCGGATACCTGATGGACCGTGTGGCTGGGTTTGAAACCACCAAGGCTGTGGCCGGCGGCGACTTCACCAACGAAGCCGTGCTGAAGACTGCTGAAGTGCTGGAAACCCTGATCAGCAAGGGCTACATCGACCCCCGCGCTGCCGGCAACGTGTACCCCGCCGGCCAGAGCAACATCGCCGACGGCAGTGTTGCCATGTACCTGAACGGCACCTGGCTGCCCAACGAAGTTAAGAACCAGACCCCGGAAGGCTTCCAGTGGGGCGCGTTCGCGCTGCCCAACATCGCCGAGGGCGGCGACGGCGCTGAGAGCAACAACTTTGGCGCCCAGTGCTTCGCCATCAACAAGGACACCAAATACCCCAACGCCGCGTTTGCCCTGATCCAGTGGCTGACCAGCGGTGAATGGGACCAGAAGCTGGCCGACGACAGCATGGGCGTGCCCATGGCCAACGACGCCACCTGGCCCGCTGCCCTGGCTGACGCCAAGGCCTGCATCGACAACACCACCCAGCGCCTTTCCTGGGCTGTGGATATGGAGAACGACGCCAACGTAAACGCTGCCATCAAGACCAACATGGCCATGATGATCAGCGGCAAGCTGGACGCCAAGGGCTTTGCCGATGCGTTCGGCAAGACCCAGAAGAGCGCCTGA
- a CDS encoding RNA helicase, translating into MSDALLFDSLSLSSPLARAVSELGYAEATNIQAQAIPYLLNGRDVIGRSSTGTGKTAAFGIPAVECVEGENKRPQVLVLSPTRELAMQIAREMQKYAKYKEGVCIATVYGGAPMTDQIRLLKRANIVIGTPGRLMDHLRRKTLKLSDIKMVVLDEADEMLSMGFVEDIQTILKQAPAARQTVLFSATMPPAILTIAEEFLTDPQMVDVMTGQETQADIEQTYYYVPHSKKQEALSLLLQHSGSRRAIVFCNTKSMVDELAALLQKQGVKAAGLHGDMTQALRSTVMQSFRSGSTRVLVATDVAARGIDVSDIDAVINFDLPQSFEYYVHRIGRTGRAGKQGVSQTLITDAKQAATLRSLMRFTGSKISERSLPTGQDMMERRVSEMAGELLPLLQQPAGQAAQLLVKRLQGGEASGIGSEQIALALAEKLLGGDSQFKTLVMPKLKPAPQAAGSASPMVTVTANIGRSDRVMPNHFVGAIAEILDIPGSSVGKIDIGQEATRIGLREDVAAALMNHKKAIRINGREVAFTVSHAKRGGRPAADRSRRAPQRRKSGR; encoded by the coding sequence ATGTCAGACGCACTTTTATTCGATTCGTTGTCCCTTTCCTCCCCGCTGGCACGCGCCGTTTCCGAGCTGGGCTATGCCGAAGCCACCAACATCCAGGCCCAGGCGATCCCTTACCTTTTAAATGGGCGGGACGTCATTGGCCGCAGCAGCACCGGCACGGGCAAGACCGCCGCGTTCGGCATTCCCGCCGTGGAATGTGTGGAAGGCGAAAACAAGCGCCCGCAGGTGCTGGTGCTCTCGCCCACCCGGGAGCTTGCAATGCAGATCGCGCGGGAAATGCAAAAATACGCAAAATACAAGGAGGGCGTCTGCATCGCCACCGTTTACGGCGGCGCGCCCATGACCGACCAGATCCGCCTGTTAAAGCGCGCCAACATCGTGATCGGCACCCCGGGCCGCCTGATGGACCACCTGCGCCGCAAGACCCTCAAGCTCAGCGACATTAAAATGGTCGTGCTGGACGAAGCCGACGAAATGCTCAGCATGGGCTTTGTAGAGGACATTCAGACCATTCTGAAACAGGCCCCCGCCGCGCGGCAGACCGTGCTCTTTTCGGCCACCATGCCGCCGGCCATCCTCACCATTGCGGAAGAATTCCTCACAGATCCCCAGATGGTGGACGTGATGACCGGCCAGGAAACCCAGGCGGACATCGAGCAGACCTATTACTACGTGCCGCACTCCAAAAAGCAGGAGGCGCTCTCGCTGCTTTTGCAGCACTCCGGCAGCCGCCGCGCCATCGTGTTCTGCAACACCAAAAGCATGGTCGACGAACTGGCGGCCCTTTTGCAGAAGCAGGGCGTCAAGGCCGCCGGCCTGCATGGCGATATGACCCAGGCCCTGCGCTCCACCGTCATGCAGAGCTTCCGCAGCGGCAGCACCCGGGTTCTGGTCGCCACCGACGTGGCTGCCCGCGGCATCGACGTTTCCGACATCGACGCGGTCATCAATTTCGATCTGCCCCAAAGCTTTGAATATTACGTCCACCGCATTGGCCGTACCGGCCGCGCCGGCAAACAGGGCGTGTCCCAAACCTTGATCACCGATGCAAAGCAGGCTGCCACCCTGCGCAGTCTGATGCGGTTTACCGGCAGCAAAATCTCCGAGCGCAGCCTGCCCACGGGCCAGGATATGATGGAGCGCCGGGTGTCTGAAATGGCCGGGGAGCTTCTGCCGCTGCTGCAGCAGCCCGCGGGCCAGGCGGCACAGCTGCTGGTAAAGCGCCTGCAGGGCGGCGAGGCCTCCGGCATTGGCTCAGAGCAGATCGCGCTTGCGCTGGCCGAAAAGCTGCTGGGCGGCGACAGCCAGTTCAAAACGCTCGTTATGCCAAAGCTCAAGCCTGCCCCGCAGGCGGCCGGCAGCGCTTCCCCCATGGTCACCGTCACCGCAAACATCGGCCGCAGCGACCGGGTCATGCCCAACCACTTTGTGGGGGCCATTGCCGAAATTCTGGATATCCCGGGCAGCAGCGTGGGCAAGATCGACATTGGGCAGGAGGCAACGCGCATCGGCCTGCGGGAGGATGTTGCGGCCGCCCTTATGAACCACAAAAAGGCGATCCGCATCAACGGCCGGGAGGTCGCGTTCACCGTATCCCATGCCAAGCGGGGCGGCCGGCCGGCCGCCGACCGCTCCAGGCGCGCGCCGCAGCGGCGCAAATCCGGCCGATAA